One window from the genome of Candidatus Methylomirabilota bacterium encodes:
- a CDS encoding PPOX class F420-dependent oxidoreductase has product MSGNGDLARYRDILDKKAFAHLATVGRDGTPQVTPVWVDFDGTHIRFNTARGRVKDRNLQRNPRVALAIQDPDNPYRYVQIRGRVAEMTERGADTHIDTLAKKYLGQDKYPYRQPGEARVMVKILPERVQGMG; this is encoded by the coding sequence ATGAGTGGCAACGGAGATCTCGCGCGCTATCGCGACATCCTGGACAAGAAGGCGTTTGCGCATCTCGCCACGGTCGGGCGGGACGGCACACCCCAGGTCACCCCCGTCTGGGTCGACTTCGACGGCACCCACATCCGCTTCAACACCGCCCGCGGGCGCGTGAAGGACCGCAACCTCCAGCGCAATCCCCGGGTGGCGCTGGCGATCCAGGACCCGGACAATCCCTACCGTTACGTGCAGATTCGCGGGCGCGTCGCGGAGATGACCGAGCGGGGGGCCGATACGCACATCGACACCCTGGCCAAGAAGTACCTGGGGCAGGACAAGTATCCATACCGCCAACCCGGCGAGGCCCGGGTGATGGTGAAGATCCTGCCCGAGCGGGTGCAGGGCATGGGCTGA
- a CDS encoding carboxymuconolactone decarboxylase family protein, with the protein MHIHERKSEKRRLNALMLKSPMKVYPAFGELGQKVFADGALSRKHKELTALAVAVSQNCFD; encoded by the coding sequence ATGCACATCCACGAACGCAAGTCGGAGAAGCGGCGGCTCAACGCCCTGATGCTGAAATCGCCGATGAAGGTCTATCCGGCGTTCGGCGAGCTGGGCCAGAAGGTCTTCGCCGACGGGGCGCTCAGCCGGAAGCACAAGGAGCTGACGGCCCTGGCGGTGGCGGTCTCGCAGAACTGCTTCGACTGA
- a CDS encoding MDR family MFS transporter produces MDEVQKRRALLAIMLSIFLAAMESTVVATAMPKVVASLGGIHIYSWVFSGFLLTSTVTMPLWGRLSDLFGRRSTYLAGLTIFLLGSALSGTSQNMAELIAFRMLQGLGAGSLMTIGMTIVGDLFGLERRAKMQGYLSSVWGVASLVGPLLGGLLTDYVSWRWVFYINLPFGALGMILIATALGEEGRPRRRPAIDYGGLALFALSVSALLLGVVEAGREGAWTRPDVVAALAVGGLALAAFVAVERRAREPIVPLRLFANRIVAAAVVTGFLAGMAMFGAISFVPLFMQAVVGTSATQAGFVLTPFVLGWVALSVLSARLVLKIGYRTVVTAGMACLTGAFLLLTRWNVALTPGEAMRDVLLAGVGMGLSMVPMLIAVQSSVPRTDLGIATSMTQFFRAVGGALGLSVMGAVMTRRLAAGLGMEAALHGAFVVGLIVCIAALASAFLVPAGNARDLARADMRGEPTRAGG; encoded by the coding sequence ATGGACGAGGTGCAGAAGCGGCGGGCGCTGCTCGCGATCATGCTGTCGATCTTCCTGGCGGCGATGGAGTCGACGGTCGTGGCCACCGCGATGCCGAAGGTCGTCGCCAGCCTCGGCGGCATTCACATCTACTCCTGGGTCTTCTCGGGCTTCCTGCTCACCTCGACGGTGACGATGCCGCTGTGGGGTCGGCTGTCCGACCTCTTCGGCCGGCGCTCCACCTATCTGGCGGGTCTGACGATCTTCCTCCTCGGCTCGGCGCTGTCGGGCACGTCGCAAAACATGGCGGAGCTGATCGCATTCCGCATGCTCCAGGGCCTGGGCGCCGGCTCACTCATGACGATCGGCATGACGATCGTCGGCGACCTCTTCGGCCTCGAGCGCCGCGCGAAGATGCAGGGCTACCTCTCGAGCGTCTGGGGCGTGGCGTCTCTGGTGGGCCCCTTGCTGGGCGGCTTGCTGACGGATTACGTCTCGTGGCGCTGGGTCTTTTACATCAACCTGCCGTTCGGCGCGCTGGGCATGATCCTCATCGCCACCGCGCTCGGCGAGGAGGGACGCCCCCGACGACGCCCGGCGATCGACTACGGCGGCCTCGCGCTCTTCGCCCTGAGCGTGTCCGCGTTGCTGCTCGGCGTCGTCGAGGCGGGGCGGGAGGGGGCGTGGACCCGGCCCGACGTCGTCGCGGCGCTGGCGGTCGGCGGGCTCGCGCTCGCCGCGTTCGTCGCCGTCGAACGGCGGGCGCGGGAGCCGATCGTGCCGCTCCGGCTGTTCGCCAACCGCATCGTGGCGGCCGCCGTCGTCACCGGCTTCCTGGCCGGCATGGCGATGTTCGGCGCCATCTCCTTCGTGCCGCTGTTCATGCAGGCGGTGGTGGGGACGTCGGCCACCCAGGCCGGCTTCGTGCTGACGCCGTTCGTGCTGGGATGGGTGGCCCTGTCGGTCCTGAGCGCGCGGCTCGTGCTGAAGATCGGGTACCGGACTGTCGTCACCGCGGGCATGGCGTGCCTGACGGGCGCCTTCCTGCTCCTCACCCGCTGGAACGTGGCGCTGACCCCGGGCGAGGCGATGCGCGACGTGCTGCTCGCCGGCGTCGGCATGGGGCTGAGCATGGTGCCGATGCTGATCGCCGTCCAGAGCTCGGTGCCCCGGACCGACCTCGGCATCGCCACCTCCATGACGCAGTTTTTTCGTGCGGTGGGCGGCGCGCTGGGGCTCAGCGTGATGGGGGCGGTGATGACCCGGCGCCTGGCGGCCGGGCTGGGGATGGAGGCGGCGTTGCACGGCGCCTTCGTCGTGGGACTGATCGTGTGCATCGCAGCGCTTGCGTCCGCGTTCCTGGTGCCGGCGGGCAATGCGCGCGACCTCGCGCGCGCCGACATGCGCGGCGAGCCCACCCGCGCGGGAGGATGA